GCTGGGTGTGCCCGTCGCCGTCCTCCGCAACGTGACCGAGCGCCCCGAGGGCGTGGAGGCGGGCGTGCTGAAGCTTGCTGGAAATGATCCCGATACCCTGCGGTCCGTTATTGGCGGGTTGCTGAGCGACGAGGCCGAACTCGCCCGGATGCGTTCGGCGCGTAACCCCTACGGGGATGGACAGGCGGCGGGGCGTATTGCTCAGGCAGTCGCGTGGCACTTCGGGCTGGTGGAGAGACCGGCGGACTGGGCGTAGGGGACGAGCCTTCGGCCATCAGGAGAGAGACTGGGCCGAGGGCGACCCCTCCGCCCCTTCGGGGCACCTCCCCTTAAAGGGAGGCAGAGAAGAACAGGCTCCCCTCAAGGGGAGCTGTCAGTGAAGCTGACCGAGGGGTCGGTCGCGGCGTGCCCGACCACAATCCGTCCACCAGCGTTGGAATCGTTGCGCCCTCCCCCTTCAAGAACTGCACTTTCGCTTCCCCGGCGTATCCTCAGACAACGTGACCAACGCAACGTTCGTCCGGCATTATGCCGTCGTCCTCAACCAGACCGCCGGACGCGGCCTCGCCTCGCGGGAATGGCCCCGGCTGGAGGCGGAGCTGCGCGCCCGCCGTCTCCCCTTCGACCTCATCCGGGAGGCGAGCGGGGCGGCGGCTCTCGCGCGGGTATGCGTCCTCCCGGCGGACGTGGCGGTGCTCGCGGTTGGGGGAGACGGGACTGTGGGGGCGCTCCTGCCCGCGCTCGTGGACGAGTCCGGGGACGGTGGAGGGCGGCCCCTCGGGTTGATTCCGCTGGGGACGGGCAACGACTTCGCGGGGATGCTCGGCGTGAAACCGGGCGACTTCGCCGGGGCGCTGGACCGCCTCGCCGCGCCGCCGGGCAGAGTAGACGCCCTGCGCGCCACCGTCCTTGAGGGCGACGGGGCGGGCACCTCCCGCCTGCTGCTCAACGGGCTGGGCATGGGTCTGGATGCGGAGGTCGCCGCGCTGCTGCCCCGCGCCCCCGCCCGGCTGCCCGGCCTCGGGCGCTACGTCTGGGCGGCCCTGACGGCGGTACGCGGCCTGACCCTCACCCCGGTCCGGGTGGAGGTGGACGGGCGCACGTTGTATGACGGCCCCAGTTGCCTCGCCGCCGTGATGAGCGGCACCCGCTACGGCGCGGGCTTCAGGATCAGCCCCCTCTCCGACCCGTGCGACGGCCTGCTCAACGTCGTGGCGAGCGGCCCGGTGAGCCGTCCCCAGGTCCTCGGCCTGATGGCGCGCATCCTGCGGGGCCGCCACCTCGGCCATGTCCACGTCCACCACGCCCCCGGCCACCGCGCGACCGTCACC
The window above is part of the Deinococcus sp. YIM 134068 genome. Proteins encoded here:
- a CDS encoding diacylglycerol/lipid kinase family protein — protein: MTNATFVRHYAVVLNQTAGRGLASREWPRLEAELRARRLPFDLIREASGAAALARVCVLPADVAVLAVGGDGTVGALLPALVDESGDGGGRPLGLIPLGTGNDFAGMLGVKPGDFAGALDRLAAPPGRVDALRATVLEGDGAGTSRLLLNGLGMGLDAEVAALLPRAPARLPGLGRYVWAALTAVRGLTLTPVRVEVDGRTLYDGPSCLAAVMSGTRYGAGFRISPLSDPCDGLLNVVASGPVSRPQVLGLMARILRGRHLGHVHVHHAPGHRATVTWARPTHLHLDGDLAGRVTAVGVEVLGGAVTVLGGAVSGQPSAVSKQQEAPA